The nucleotide sequence AAATGAATTTCCTTTTCTTATGACAGATCTCTGGCAATTCTTTAAAAACCCGCATGATGAATATGTGGAAGCTCACTACAGCAAGAAAAAAGGCAACGGAAAGAAAATCTTAATGCTATCTTGGGAATTTCCTCCGATGGTAGTAGGCGGATTAGCAAGACACGTATTTGATCTATCTAGAAAGTTGGTAGAACAAGGTTCAGAGGTTTATGTTGTGACTTCTTCGGTTGAGGGTTATCCAGAACATGAAGTCAATAATGGTGTTCATGTCTACAGAGTTGCAGGCAAACAGCCGAACTTTGAATCGTTCTTCCATTGGACCGGAAGTTTGAATATGGCGATGGTTGAACAAGCGAATTGTCTTGCTAAAAAGTTTGATTTTGATTGTATACACGCACATGATTGGCTCGTTTCAGTTGCCGCTCTCGCCATAAAGAAGGAACTTAATATTCCTCTTATCACTACGATTCATGCAACTGAGCACGGAAGGAATAACGGGATTACATCACCGCTTCAGTATGAGATCAACCAAAAAGAATGGGAACTTATGGATGGATCGGACAGCCTTATTGTGTGCAGCAAATATATGAAAACTGAATTAACCGATGTTTTTAGCATTCCAGAAGAAAAGATCACGATTCTGCCAAATGGAATAGATCCTGAGCAGATTGTTTATGAGTCTGAATCAGCCATAGAAAATCAAAACGATAACGATCAAGAACTTCTTTTATTCTCGGTTGGAAGGCTTGTAAAAGAAAAAGGATTTCAAACGATCATCGAAGCAGCAGAGATTTTAAGAAACAATGGAAAGCGCGTAAAATTCGTTATTGCTGGAAAAGGGCCTTTGTTTGATGAACTAAATGAAATGATAAGGCAGAAACATTTATCGGAATTTGTTCATCTTGCTGGATTCGTTAGTGATGAAGAAAGAAATGAATGGTTCGCGAAAGCAGATGCTGCTTTGTTCCCAAGTCATTATGAACCGTTCGGCATTGTAGCTCTTGAAGGCATGGCGTCCGGAAAGCTAACCATTGTTTCAGACACTGGTGGATTAAGAGAGATTATTGATCATGAGAAAACTGGTTTAAAGGTATATCCAAATGATCCTCATAGTATTGTTTGGGCAGTTGAATTTATTCTATCTAATCGTGATCGCTGCAAAGAGATTGCCCTAAATGGTGAAGAAATCGCAAGAACTGTATTCAGTTGGAATTCTATTGCAGAAAAGACAGCTGAATTATATGCAATGTTTCATAAAAAAAATACATCAAAAGTGGGAGGAATCGTGTAATGAAGGGTGTAATTATGGCAGGCGGAAAAGGAACACGCTTAAGACCTCTTACATGCAATATGCCTAAACCAATGGTGCCAATGCTTCATAAACCTGTTATGGAATATGGAATTGAACTACTAAAGAAATTTGGTATTACAGATATTGCCGTTACGGTACATTATCTGCCGGATGCAATTAAAAACTATTTTGGCAACGGCCGTGACTTTGGTGTAAACCTTCATTACTTTGTAGAAGACTCCCCGCTCGGAACAGCAGGTTCGATCAAAAATGCTGAAGAATTTTTAGATGAGCGTTTTATTGTAATCAGCGGTGATGCTTTAACTGATTTTGATCTTGCTAAAGGGATTCATTTTCATGAAGAAAACAATTCGTTGGCTACGATCTTCATGAAACAAGTAGATTCCCCACTGGAATATGGCGTGATCATGACGAATCAAGAAGGAAAGATTATACGCTTTCTTGAAAAGCCAAGCTGGAATGAAGTATTCAGTGATACGGTAAATACGGGGATTTATGTATTAGAGCCGGAAGTGTTTAACTATATCGAAAAAGATGTTCCAGTTGATTTTAGTAAAGATCTGTTTCCTTTACTTATGAAAGAAGACAAAAACCTTTTTGGGTACCAAGCAGAAGGCTACTGGTCTGATATTGGAAGTCTGCAGCAGTACCGCCAATCTCATTACGACATGTTAAACGGTCTTGTTAATCTTCCGTTTTCAGGAAAAGAACATGAACCAGGAGTTTGGGTTGGTGAAAATGTCTTTATCGAAGACGGCGCAGTCATTGATGCACCTGTCAGTATCGCGGATGGAGCAGTGATCAGGAAGGGTGCGCATATCGGGAAATTATCTGTTGTTGGAAAAAACAGTGTTGTCAGCACCGGAAGTTCATTAAAGAAAACCGTCTTATGGAATGATGTATTTGTAGGTGATCAGTGTGAATTAAGAGGAGCTACAATTGCAAACGGTACGAAAGTAGAAAAAGATGCTTCTGTATTTGAACATGCGGTTGTTGGTAATCATTGTACAATCGGAAGAAACGCAACACTTAAACCAGATGTGAAAATTTGGCCTGAAAAAGAAATTTTCGAAGAAGCCCTCGTTCATACTTCTATCGTATGGGGAAAAAAGGCGACTAAATCTTTGTTCGGCTCTCGAGGTGTATCTGGCATTGCTAATGTGGAAATTACACCTGATTACATTGCTCGACTGGCTTCAGCATATGGAGCTGTTCTGCCTTATGGATCACAGATTATCATTGCTAGTGACTCCCATGATTTTTCAGTTATGATCAAGCAGTCCTTCATCCAAGGTCTTCATTCATCAGGGGTGCATACCCTGGATATCAGTCCTACAGTTGCACCTGTTGTTCGTTTTTCGATTGAAGAAGAACGTTTAGAAGGTGGAGTATATGTAAGGTTCTCCAATCCTACAGGAGAAAAGCAGCTGATGATCGAGTTTTATGATAATAAAGGGCTTCCGATTCACTCTGATCTTGAAAGAAAAATCGAAAATGCGTATTGGCAGGAAGATTATCGACGTGCTTCATTTGACCGAATCGGAAAAGGTGCAGTTCAAGCGAACAAACACGAAGACTATATATCTGCTCTTTTAGAAGAAATACAAGAAAAAGGAATTCAAGAAGCCAAGTTTCGTGTAGTGGTCAATTACAATCATCAACCCTATTTAAACTTTATTCCTAACCTATATAATCGCCTTAACTGCGAGATCTTAACGGCTCCATATCAAACAAAGCCTGAGGAAATGGCATCCTTTGTAAGAGTAACGAATGCCAACATCGGTGTTCTGATTGGAGAAGCGGGAGAAACATTACGTCTCATTACAGAGACAGGTGAAGTGCTTGATGAAGAGACGATGCTTGCTCTATATGTATTTACAGCATTTTCACAAGGCAAACAAAAAGAGATGGCGATTCCGGTTTACGGATCTTCAGCGCTAGACTCTATTGCTGAACGCTTAAAGGGGAAATTAATTAGAACGAAAGCCAACCCTAGATCGATTATGG is from Fictibacillus sp. b24 and encodes:
- a CDS encoding sugar phosphate nucleotidyltransferase, encoding MKGVIMAGGKGTRLRPLTCNMPKPMVPMLHKPVMEYGIELLKKFGITDIAVTVHYLPDAIKNYFGNGRDFGVNLHYFVEDSPLGTAGSIKNAEEFLDERFIVISGDALTDFDLAKGIHFHEENNSLATIFMKQVDSPLEYGVIMTNQEGKIIRFLEKPSWNEVFSDTVNTGIYVLEPEVFNYIEKDVPVDFSKDLFPLLMKEDKNLFGYQAEGYWSDIGSLQQYRQSHYDMLNGLVNLPFSGKEHEPGVWVGENVFIEDGAVIDAPVSIADGAVIRKGAHIGKLSVVGKNSVVSTGSSLKKTVLWNDVFVGDQCELRGATIANGTKVEKDASVFEHAVVGNHCTIGRNATLKPDVKIWPEKEIFEEALVHTSIVWGKKATKSLFGSRGVSGIANVEITPDYIARLASAYGAVLPYGSQIIIASDSHDFSVMIKQSFIQGLHSSGVHTLDISPTVAPVVRFSIEEERLEGGVYVRFSNPTGEKQLMIEFYDNKGLPIHSDLERKIENAYWQEDYRRASFDRIGKGAVQANKHEDYISALLEEIQEKGIQEAKFRVVVNYNHQPYLNFIPNLYNRLNCEILTAPYQTKPEEMASFVRVTNANIGVLIGEAGETLRLITETGEVLDEETMLALYVFTAFSQGKQKEMAIPVYGSSALDSIAERLKGKLIRTKANPRSIMEVGKGVLNYQYDAQYAFVHILEIMAMQKITLSELVKMLPDVHMLREYVPCPKDKKGRVMRRLMEDIRDNNVELLDGIKVFHPEGGWTLILPDVEQPVFTVYSQNKDPEQAKQAASQYIEKIQLYQQV